From the Helicobacter pylori genome, one window contains:
- the mtaB gene encoding tRNA (N(6)-L-threonylcarbamoyladenosine(37)-C(2))-methylthiotransferase MtaB, translated as MKKVYFKTFGCRTNLFDTQVMGENLKDFSATLEEQEADIIVINSCTVTNGADSAVRSYAKKMARLNKEVLFTGCGVKTQGKELFEKGFLKGVFGHDNKEKINALLQEKKRFFIDDNLENKHLDTTMVSEFVGKTRAFIKIQEGCDFDCNYCIIPSVRGRARSFEERKILEQVGLLCSKGVQEVVLTGTNVGSYGKDKESNIARLIKKLSQITGLKRIRIGSLEPNQINDEFLELLEEDFLEKHLHIALQHSHDFMLERMNRRNRTKSDRELLEIIASKNFAIGTDFIVGHPGESESIFEKAFKNLESLPLTHIHPFIYSKRKDTPSSLMTDSVSLEVSKKRLNAIKDLIFHKNKAFRQLQLKLNTPLKALVEAQKDGEFKALDQFFNPIKIKSDKPLRASFLEIKEYEIKERENHAVF; from the coding sequence ATGAAAAAAGTCTATTTTAAAACTTTTGGGTGCAGGACGAATCTTTTTGACACGCAAGTGATGGGTGAGAATTTAAAGGATTTTAGCGCGACCTTAGAAGAACAAGAAGCCGATATTATTGTAATCAATTCTTGCACCGTAACCAATGGGGCCGATAGCGCGGTAAGGAGTTACGCTAAAAAAATGGCGCGATTAAATAAAGAAGTGCTATTTACTGGCTGCGGGGTAAAGACTCAAGGCAAAGAGCTTTTTGAAAAAGGGTTTTTAAAGGGCGTTTTTGGGCATGACAATAAAGAAAAGATTAACGCGCTTTTACAAGAAAAAAAGCGTTTTTTTATAGATGATAATTTAGAAAACAAACATTTAGACACCACGATGGTGAGCGAGTTTGTGGGAAAAACCAGGGCGTTTATCAAGATCCAAGAAGGCTGTGATTTTGATTGCAATTATTGCATTATCCCAAGCGTGAGAGGGAGGGCTAGGAGCTTTGAAGAGAGGAAAATTTTAGAGCAAGTGGGCCTTTTATGCTCTAAAGGGGTTCAAGAAGTGGTTTTAACCGGCACTAACGTGGGGAGCTATGGGAAAGATAAAGAAAGCAATATCGCAAGGTTGATTAAAAAATTAAGCCAGATTACCGGATTGAAACGCATCAGGATTGGGAGTTTAGAGCCTAATCAAATCAACGATGAATTTTTAGAGCTTTTAGAAGAGGATTTTTTGGAAAAACATTTGCATATCGCTTTACAGCACAGCCATGATTTCATGCTAGAGAGAATGAATCGAAGAAACCGCACTAAAAGCGATAGGGAATTATTAGAGATAATCGCTTCTAAAAATTTTGCTATCGGCACGGATTTTATTGTGGGGCATCCGGGCGAGAGCGAAAGCATTTTTGAAAAGGCGTTTAAAAATTTAGAAAGCTTGCCTTTAACGCACATCCACCCTTTTATTTACAGCAAACGAAAAGACACCCCCTCTAGTTTGATGACTGATAGCGTGAGTTTAGAAGTTTCTAAAAAGCGTTTGAATGCGATCAAAGATTTGATTTTTCATAAAAATAAGGCGTTCAGGCAATTGCAACTCAAGCTCAACACGCCCCTAAAAGCCTTAGTGGAAGCGCAAAAAGACGGTGAATTTAAAGCCTTAGATCAATTTTTCAACCCCATTAAAATCAAAAGCGATAAGCCTTTAAGGGCTAGTTTTTTAGAAATCAAAGAGTATGAAATTAAGGAGAGGGAAAACCATGCCGTTTTCTAA
- a CDS encoding AAA family ATPase: MPFSKFLENLTAPFKRIKNRSLVLALGFLILTFCLLLFLILSDVSRLISSKDFFYVIQSHPKQTLIEDENYFYANKGLYKTNKEAFLRVYKIPESMPIEKRESLNKVSKIFLALLFFISSMLFGIFWRLPKRLDTKMSLESAHKNELENAFQRYDALGVRFEDIAGVNEVKEELLEVIDYLKNPKKYQDLGIFLPKGVLLIGPPGVGKTMIAKALASEARVPFFYESGSAFSQIYVGAGAKKVHELFMHAKRHAPSIIFIDEIDALGKARGGHRSDEREATLNQLLTEMDGFLQNDEVVVIGATNQMEVMDEALLRSKRFDRRIFISLPDLLERQSILEKLLENKKHALDCLKIAKICVGFSGAMLATLINESALNALKHQRNEITHGDILEVKDKIAYGKKKPQTLDENQKELVALYQSAKALSAYWLEIEFDKAPLLGEFIAFNENKIHSESEIKNYIKVYLSGTIILELLYKERYSLSKQDLQKAKFLNEFMASELLLAPTKESLSVLYEEQLEFLKPQIAACKRLSALLLEQECLEHANFYDLLNG, encoded by the coding sequence ATGCCGTTTTCTAAATTTTTAGAAAACCTCACCGCTCCCTTTAAACGCATCAAAAACCGCTCGCTTGTTTTGGCGTTAGGGTTTTTGATCCTTACTTTTTGCTTGTTGCTTTTTTTAATCTTAAGCGATGTTTCTAGGCTCATATCCAGTAAGGATTTTTTTTATGTGATCCAGTCTCACCCTAAACAAACTCTAATTGAAGATGAAAATTATTTTTATGCTAACAAGGGTCTTTATAAAACCAACAAAGAAGCCTTTTTAAGGGTTTATAAAATCCCAGAGAGCATGCCCATAGAAAAACGAGAAAGTTTAAACAAGGTTTCTAAAATCTTTTTAGCGTTGCTTTTTTTCATTTCTAGCATGCTTTTTGGGATCTTTTGGCGCTTGCCCAAACGATTGGACACTAAAATGAGTTTAGAAAGCGCGCACAAAAACGAATTAGAAAATGCATTCCAACGATACGATGCGCTAGGGGTGCGTTTTGAAGACATTGCAGGGGTGAATGAAGTCAAAGAAGAATTACTAGAAGTGATAGATTATTTAAAAAACCCTAAAAAATACCAGGATTTAGGGATTTTCCTCCCTAAAGGGGTGCTTTTAATTGGGCCTCCTGGAGTGGGCAAAACCATGATCGCTAAAGCCTTAGCGAGTGAAGCCAGAGTGCCGTTTTTTTATGAAAGCGGGAGCGCGTTTTCTCAAATTTATGTAGGGGCTGGGGCTAAAAAAGTGCATGAACTTTTCATGCACGCTAAAAGGCATGCCCCCTCTATTATTTTCATTGATGAAATTGACGCCTTGGGTAAGGCTAGGGGAGGGCATAGGAGCGATGAAAGAGAGGCCACGCTCAACCAGCTTTTAACCGAAATGGATGGGTTTTTACAAAACGATGAGGTGGTGGTGATAGGAGCGACCAACCAAATGGAAGTGATGGATGAAGCGCTATTAAGGAGCAAGCGTTTTGATCGGCGCATTTTCATTTCTTTACCGGATTTACTAGAAAGGCAGAGTATTTTAGAAAAGCTTTTAGAAAACAAAAAACACGCGCTAGATTGTCTTAAGATCGCTAAAATTTGCGTGGGTTTTAGCGGGGCGATGTTAGCGACTTTGATCAATGAAAGCGCTTTAAACGCCCTCAAACACCAACGAAACGAAATCACTCATGGCGATATTTTGGAAGTGAAAGACAAGATCGCTTACGGCAAGAAAAAGCCCCAAACCTTAGACGAAAACCAAAAGGAATTAGTCGCTTTGTATCAAAGCGCGAAAGCCTTAAGCGCGTATTGGCTAGAAATTGAATTTGATAAAGCACCTTTATTGGGGGAATTTATCGCTTTTAATGAAAATAAAATCCATAGCGAAAGCGAGATTAAAAATTACATTAAAGTGTATTTGAGCGGGACGATTATTTTAGAATTGCTTTATAAGGAGCGTTATAGTCTGTCTAAACAAGATTTGCAAAAAGCGAAATTTTTGAATGAATTTATGGCTAGCGAGCTTCTTTTAGCCCCCACAAAAGAGTCTTTAAGCGTTCTTTATGAAGAGCAACTGGAGTTTTTAAAGCCGCAAATTGCAGCTTGTAAGCGGTTGAGCGCTCTACTATTGGAGCAAGAATGTTTAGAGCATGCAAACTTCTATGATTTGTTGAACGGGTGA
- the bioV gene encoding pimelyl-ACP methyl ester esterase BioV, which produces MRFFSGFGFVNESVLFEEWLLKGAYDVSGFSMGAIKAIEYAYNEVLQQRRIHSLLLFSPCMLAHKSLAFKRLQLFSFQKDPKGYMNNFYKEVGLNAQLERFKKEGSLEELEFLLDYKYSDSIIRFLLEKGVKIEVFIGLKDRITDIQALLEFFMPLVQVWQFKDYNHLLQKS; this is translated from the coding sequence ATGCGTTTTTTTAGTGGTTTTGGGTTTGTTAATGAAAGCGTTTTGTTTGAAGAGTGGCTTTTAAAAGGGGCTTATGATGTGTCAGGCTTTTCTATGGGGGCGATTAAGGCGATAGAATACGCCTATAATGAAGTCTTGCAACAACGGCGCATCCATTCCTTATTGTTGTTTTCGCCGTGCATGCTAGCGCATAAGAGTTTGGCGTTCAAACGCTTACAACTTTTCTCGTTTCAAAAAGATCCAAAGGGCTACATGAATAACTTTTATAAGGAAGTGGGCTTAAACGCCCAATTGGAGCGTTTTAAAAAAGAGGGTTCTTTAGAAGAATTGGAATTTTTATTGGATTACAAGTATAGTGACTCTATAATTAGATTTTTATTGGAAAAGGGCGTGAAGATTGAAGTGTTTATCGGTTTAAAAGATAGAATCACTGACATTCAAGCCCTTTTAGAATTTTTTATGCCCTTAGTTCAAGTGTGGCAGTTTAAAGACTATAACCATTTGTTGCAAAAATCTTAA
- a CDS encoding DUF4149 domain-containing protein — MKKFSLGVYLLLLGILGGSLITLGMMVAPIVFKAPSILPEFNLTLFESGKLMSQIIVRFNFFLGAIGFVVLLYEIISFIYSKRSLVYLILGVAIGALCLLFVFYYTPYILNAQKVGEVALQSAEFARSHAQSEWLFKELLVLVCALFFLRLFGKNTL, encoded by the coding sequence ATGAAAAAATTTAGTTTGGGGGTGTATTTGCTTCTTTTAGGCATTTTAGGTGGCTCTTTGATCACTTTAGGGATGATGGTCGCACCCATTGTTTTCAAAGCCCCAAGCATTTTGCCTGAATTTAATTTGACTTTGTTTGAGAGCGGGAAACTCATGTCGCAAATCATTGTTCGTTTCAATTTCTTTTTAGGCGCGATCGGTTTTGTGGTGTTACTTTATGAAATCATTTCGTTTATCTACTCTAAAAGATCGTTAGTGTATTTGATTCTTGGCGTGGCAATAGGGGCGTTGTGTTTGCTCTTTGTTTTTTATTACACGCCTTATATTTTAAACGCTCAAAAAGTGGGCGAAGTTGCGCTTCAAAGCGCTGAATTTGCCCGCTCGCACGCTCAAAGCGAATGGCTGTTTAAGGAATTGCTTGTGTTGGTGTGCGCTTTGTTTTTCTTGCGTTTGTTCGGGAAAAATACGCTTTAG